One Micropterus dolomieu isolate WLL.071019.BEF.003 ecotype Adirondacks linkage group LG23, ASM2129224v1, whole genome shotgun sequence DNA window includes the following coding sequences:
- the ik gene encoding protein Red, with the protein MPETESYSNPLAPEGLELDDHRAAAQSKLTNDDFRKLLMTPRATPSSAPPSKSRHHEMPRDYNEDEDPAARRRKKKSYYAKLRQQEIERERELAEKYRDRARERRDGVNKDYEETELISTTANYRAVGPTAEADKSAAEKRRQLIQESKFLGGDMEHTHLVKGLDFALLQKVRAEITSKEKEEEDMMEKVQKEAKKDVEPEEKIEFKTRLGRNIYRVVFRTGVIERNELFLPGRMAYVVDLDDEFTDTDIPTTLIRSKADCPSMEAQTTLTTNDIVISKLTQILSYLRQGTRHKKIKKKDKGKLDEKRAPEADLSIFEDIGDYIVSSTSSSKPPKDKERHRDRDKERDRERDREREDDSKSRRHAYFEKPRGDEQQVLEVDTGPGSVREQIKMITEKFAGAAGSQWQGQEPGSQRGSKEQLGDFFGGSNSYAECYPATMDDLAVDSDEEVDYSKMDQGNKKGPLGRWDFDTQEEYSDYMNNKEALPKAAFQYGIKMSEGRKTRRFKETNEKAELDRQWKKISAIIEKRKKMEADGVDVKRPKY; encoded by the exons ATGCCTGAGA CTGAGAGTTACTCCAACCCTCTGGCCCCTGAAGGCCTCGAGCTGGACGACCACAGAGCGGCTGCTCA GTCCAAACTGACCAATGATGACTTCAGGAAGCTGCTGATGACGCCGCGGGCGACGCCCTCCTCTGCCCCACCGTCCAAGTCCAGGCACCATGA AATGCCAAGGGACTACAACGAGGATGAGGATCCTGCAGCgcggaggaggaagaagaagag CTACTATGCTAAGCTACGTCAGCAGGAGATCGAGCGTGAGAGAGAGCTGGCCGAGAAATACAGAGAccgagcgagagagagacgagATGGAGTCAACAAGGATTACGAAGAGACGGAGCTGATTAGCACCACGGCTAACTACAGAGCTGTAGGACCCACCGCTGAAGC aGATAAGTCTGCGGCAGAGAAACGTCGTCAGCTGATCCAGGAGTCTAAGTTCTTGGGAGGTGACATGGAGCACACTCACTTGGTGAAAGGTCTGGACTTCGCTCTGCTGCAGAAG GTGAGAGCTGAAATCACCagtaaagagaaagaagaagaagacatgaTGGAGAAAGTCCAGAAAGAGGCAAA GAAAGACGTGGAGCCGGAGGAGAAGATTGAGTTTAAGACTCGTCTCG GTAGGAACATCTACCGTGTGGTGTTCAGGACAGGTGTGATAGAGAGGAACGAGCTCTTCCTGCCCGGCAGGATGGCGTACGTGGTCGACCTGGACGACGAGTTCACCGACACAGACATCCCAACGACTCTGATCCGCAGCAAAGCCGACTGTCCCAGCATGGAG GCTCAGACCACTCTGACCACCAACGACATCGTGATCTCCAAGCTGACCCAGATCTTGTCCTACCTCAGACAGGGAACCCGACACAAGAAGATCAAGAAGAAGGACAAAG gtAAACTGGATGAGAAGAGGGCTCCTGAGGCTgatctgag tatcTTTGAGGACATCGGGGACTACATCGTGTCCTCCACCTCGTCCTCTAAACCTCCCAAAGACAAGGAGAGACACCGGGACAGAGACAAGGAGAGGGACCGGGAGAGAGACCGGGAGAGGGAGGACGACAGCAAGAGCAGGAGACACGCCTACTTTGAGAAACCACGAGGAGACGAGCAGCAG gtgCTGGAGGTGGACACAG GTCCTGGATCAGTCCGGGAGCAGATCAAGATGATCACTGAGAAGTTTGCAGGAGCAGCAGGCAGCCAATGGCAGGGCCAGGAGCC TGGTTCTCAGAGGGGCAGCAAGGAACAGCTGGGAGACTTCTTTGGAGGGTCGAACTCCTACGCAGAGTGTTACCCTGCGAC gatgGACGACCTGGCTGTGGACAGTGATGAGGAAGTGGACTACAGTAAGATGGACCAG GGGAACAAGAAGGGCCCGCTGGGTCGCTGGGACTTCGACACTCAGGAGGAGTACTCGGACTACATGAACAACAAGGAGGCTCTGCCAAA GGCCGCCTTCCAGTACGGCATCAAGATGTCTGAAGGCAGGAAGACGCGCCGCTTCAAAGAGACCAATGAGAAGGCAGAACTGGACCGGCAGTGGAAAAAGATCAGCGCG ATCAtcgagaagaggaagaagatggaGGCTGATGG GGTCGACGTGAAGAGGCCCAAATACTGA
- the ndufa2 gene encoding NADH dehydrogenase [ubiquinone] 1 alpha subcomplex subunit 2 isoform X1, which yields MAAAVRTIGSSLGKNIREIRVHLCQTSGASKGARDFVEQHYVSLKKSNPDFPILIRECSGVQARIWARYGFGKENSVLVDNMSADQVAKALQTLVQSKP from the exons ATGGCGGCCGCGGTGAGAACCATCGGCTCCTCTTTGGGCAAAAACATCCGAGAGATCCGCGTCCACCTCTGCCAGACCTCCGGGGCCAGCAAGGGGGCAAG GGACTTCGTGGAGCAGCACTACGTGAGTCTGAAGAAGTCCAACCCAGACTTCCCGATCCTGATCAGAGAATGTTCTGGAGTCCAGGCCCGGATCTGGGCCCGATACG GTTTCGGGAAAGAGAACAGTGTCTTGGTGGACAACATGTCAGCTGATCAGGTGGCCAAAGCTCTTCAGACTCTGGTTCAGTCCAAACCCTGA
- the ndufa2 gene encoding NADH dehydrogenase [ubiquinone] 1 alpha subcomplex subunit 2 isoform X2 yields MAAAVRTIGSSLGKNIREIRVHLCQTSGASKGARDFVEQHYVSLKKSNPDFPILIRECSGVQARIWARYGFGKENSVLVDNMSADQVAKALQTLVQSKP; encoded by the exons ATGGCGGCCGCGGTGAGAACCATCGGCTCCTCTTTGGGCAAAAACATCCGAGAGATCCGCGTCCACCTCTGCCAGACCTCCGGGGCCAGCAAGGGGGCCAG GGACTTCGTGGAGCAGCACTACGTGAGTCTGAAGAAGTCCAACCCAGACTTCCCGATCCTGATCAGAGAATGTTCTGGAGTCCAGGCCCGGATCTGGGCCCGATACG GTTTCGGGAAAGAGAACAGTGTCTTGGTGGACAACATGTCAGCTGATCAGGTGGCCAAAGCTCTTCAGACTCTGGTTCAGTCCAAACCCTGA
- the LOC123963350 gene encoding A disintegrin and metalloproteinase with thrombospondin motifs 2-like, producing the protein METFGYRLLIFVFLLPINCLHSVYISDSSGPLLGSLNLNQNVLGSRSDSARRRRYIEEAELFNIEVLLAVDYSVLLFHGRDHIQKYLLTLMNIVNEIYQDHSLGANINIVLVKIIMLSPSKSLEMVSVGNAQKSLENVCGWSYLQQREQSHAEQHDHTIYLTRQEFGPSGMQGYAPVTGMCHLHRSCVLVFEDGFSSAFVAAHETGHVLGMEHDGEANDCADDVPLGSIMSPRVQATFYRYHWSRCSWRELHKYLDTYDCLRDDPFHHDWPALPQLPGFQYSMDQQCRFDFGPEYSLCTAYPTHDPCKQLWCSDYNNPFYCKTKKGPPLDGTKCGPGKHCFKGFCMKLTPDMLRQDGGWGSWSPYGSCSRTCGGGVRFRARRCDNPIPANGGRTCFGNSYEFELCSREECPPLTDFREDQCKVWNPFYEHEGKKHHWLPYQHPDPDERCRLYCQSKETAAVVSMKRMVHDGTPCSYSDGHSVCVRGECEHVGCDGQIASDQQEDRCGVCGGDNSSCKIIKGNFTRSTKKQGYLKILEIPKGARHLLIQEFKGTPHVLAVKNQETGHLFLNDEDELPESRVVIEKGVMWEYSNSEEQDFIQTTGPLKYEVLLMVRPYSESKVTVSYKYIIQDRLRSSLESNRVTEDAIFYEWALKKWSLCSKPCGGGKQYTRFGCRRKADGKMVHRMFCTNINKPRAISRNCNTHACSSPRWVTGEWQDCSASCGQTGWQRRWVSCQQTSSSGQQQQRSVNSKLCGEDRPPGKQTCNRFPCPATWRAGPWTPCSVSCGNGTQERQVVCSGPEGSARNCSMPRLITTRTCKAPSCSGDQKNSIIQWLSRSNSNFTAPKSFSRQRCRGDRSVFCQMEVLTRYCSNAGYRQMCCKSCSEGNFSNSDNSSNSSGTKPPNASSSLWSLTTDAMTSPSTSSWSDSGHNTSDIISTPPTIFTVTPPPTRRSRTDFVYVEYDNYDEYSSYGDPSIPSDTPDIIPTTTTTTTTTTTTTTRRPRKTAPPHLFKRKTTSPIMPPATVPTVTTDGPTPAPYRTSAVPEFPTTTASADPDDIITATSPPDVMSGGRSLLPESEPTPTLASLSSSFFPLSKRENNSVDEVPYRIVGLDGDITRGQQNQFVPRMPPFRERTQNRRIQQLLNEKRREDVLRRSTRSGAGRTVRKHASL; encoded by the exons GTCAATGAGATCTACCAGGATCATTCCCTGGGCGCCAACATCAACATTGTTCTGGTCAAAATCATCATGTTGTCTCCATCAAAG TCCCTTGAGATGGTCTCTGTGGGGAATGCCCAGAAAAGTTTGGAGAACGTATGTGGATGGTCGTATCTCCAGCAGAGGGAGCAGAGTCACGCCGAGCAGCACGACCACACCATCTACCTGACCAGGCAGGAGTTCGGCCCCTCCGGCATGCAGG GTTATGCTCCAGTTACAGGGATGTGTCACCTGCACCGGAGTTGTGTCCTCGTCTTTGAGGACGGTTTTTCCTCGGCCTTCGTAGCTGCACATGAAACAGGACAcgt gtTAGGGATGGAACATGACGGCGAGGCAAACGACTGTGCTGACGACGTGCCGTTGGGCAGTATCATGTCTCCGCGGGTTCAGGCCACCTTTTATCGATACCACTGGTCCAGGTGCAGCTGGAGGGAGCTGCACAAGTACCTGGA TACCTATGACTGTCTCCGTGACGACCCGTTCCACCACGATTGGCCGGCTCTGCCTCAGTTGCCAGGGTTTCAGTACTCCATGGACCAGCAGTGTCGCTTTGACTTTGGACCAGAATACAGCCTCTGCACCGCG TACCCGACCCATGATCCTTGTAAACAGCTGTGGTGCAGCGACTACAACAACCCGTTCTACTGTAAGACCAAGAAAGGCCCCCCGCTCGACGGGACAAAGTGTGGACCGGGGAAG CACTGTTTCAAGGGCTTCTGCATGAAGTTGACCCCTGATATGCTGAGACAAGATGGCGGCTGGGGTTCATGGAGTCCGTACGGCAGCTGCTCCAGGACCTGCGGGGGCGGGGTCAGGTTCCGGGCCAGGCGCTGCGACAACCCAAT TCCAGCCAACGGGGGGCGCACCTGCTTCGGAAATAGTTATGAGTTCGAACTGTGCAGCCGAGAAGAGTGTCCCCCACTGACGGACTTCAG GGAGGATCAGTGTAAAGTCTGGAATCCATTTTATGAACATGAAGGAAAGAAACATCACTGGCTGCCGTACCAACACCCTGACC CTGACGAACGCTGTCGTCTGTACTGTCAGTCGAAGGAAACGGCGGCGGTGGTTTCCATGAAGAGAATGGTGCATGATGGGACGCCGTGTTCCTATAGCGACGGCCACAGCGTCTGCGTCCGAGGAGAGTGTGAG CACGTAGGTTGTGACGGACAGATTGCTTCAGACCAGCAGGAGGATCGATGTGGAGTCTGTGGAGGAGATAACTCCAGCTGTAAGATCATCAAAGGAAACTTCACCCGCAGCACCAAGAAACAAG GTTACCTGAAGATCCTGGAGATCCCCAAAGGAGCCCGGCACCTGCTGATCCAGGAGTTCAAAGGGACTCCTCATGTCCTGG CCGTGAAGAACCAGGAAACAGGTCACCTCTTCCTCAACGATGAAGATGAGCTCCCAGAATCCCGAGTGGTGATCGAGAAGGGTGTGATGTGGGAGTACAGCAACAGTGAGGAGCAGGATTTCATCCAGACCACGGGGCCTCTGAAATACGAAGTCCTCCTCATG GTTCGTCCCTACAGCGAGTCCAAGGTGACGGTGTCCTATAAGTACATCATCCAGGATCGTCTCCGATCCTCGCTGGAGTCCAACCGGGTGACGGAGGACGCCATCTTCTACGAGTGGGCACTGAAGAAGTGGTCACTCTGTTCCAAACCCTGCGGAGGAG GGAAACAGTACACGAGGTTTGGCTGTCGGAGGAAGGCTGATGGGAAAATGGTTCACAGGATGTTCTGCACCAACATCAACAAACCGAGAGCTATTAGCCGCAACTGCAACACCCACGCCTGCAGCTCACCACG CTGGGTGACCGGGGAGTGGCAGGACTGCAGCGCCTCCTGTGGTCAGACAGGATGGCAGCGTCGCTGGGTGAGCTGCCAGCAGACGTCCAGCAgtgggcagcagcagcagcgctcGGTGAACAGCAAACTCTGCGGCGAGGACCGGCCCCCTGGGAAACAAACCTGCAACCGCTTCCCATGCCCCGCCACCTGGAGAGCCGGGCCCTGGACTCCG TGTTCGGTATCATGTGGAAACGGGACTCAGGAGCGTCAGGTTGTGTGTTCGGGTCCTGAGGGTTCAGCCCGAAACTGCAGCATGCCTCGACTGATCACAACCCGCACCTGCAAAGCCCCATCCTGTAGCG GCGACCAGAAGAACTCCATCATTCAGTGGCTGTCCAGGTCCAACTCAAACTTCACAGCGCCAAAGAGCTTCTCCA GGCAGCGTTGCCGTGGTGACCGCTCAGTGTTTTGCCAGATGGAGGTGTTGACTCGGTACTGTTCCAACGCTGGGTACCGTCAGATGTGCTGCAAGTCCTGCAGCGAGGGAAACTTCAGCAACTCCGACAACTCGAGCAACTCCAGCGGCACGAAGCCGCCGAACGCCAGTAGCAG TTTGTGGAGTTTAACCACGGACGCGATGACTTCGCCGTCCACTTCCTCCTGGTCTGACAGCGGCCACAACACCAGTGACATCATCAGCACTCCACCAACCATCTTCACTGTAACTCCGCCCCCCACCCGCAGGAGCAGAACTGACTTTGTGTACGTGGAGTACGACAATTACGACGAGTATTCGTCCTACGGTGACCCTTCTATTCCCTCTGACACTCCGGATATCATTCcaaccactactactactactactactacaactactactactacaaggCGTCCAAGAAAAACTGCTCCACCACATTTATTCAAGAGGAAAACTACCTCTCCCATAATGCCCCCTGCTACGGTTCCCACAGTAACTACTGATGGTCCAACGCCGGCACCGTACAGGACGTCTGCCGTCCCAGAGTTCCCCACCACCACAGCATCAGCTGatcctgatgacatcatcaccgCCACATCACCACCAGATGTAATGTCAGGAGGGCGGAGCCTTCTGCCAGAATCTGAACCTACGCCAACGTTGGCGTCAttgtcctcctccttcttcccaCTCTCTAAGAGGGAGAACAATTCGGTCGACGAGGTCCCGTACCGGATCGTGGGATTGGACGGTGACATCACCAGGGGACAGCAGAACCAATTTGTGCCGCGGATGCCGCCGTTCCGCGAGCGAACACAAAACAGACGCATCCAGCAGCTTCTGAACGAGAAACGGCGTGAGGATGTTCTGAGGCGATCCACCCGGAGCGGAGCGGGCAGGACTGTCAGGAAACACGCCAGCTTATAA